Below is a genomic region from Tepidiforma bonchosmolovskayae.
CGCGTATTCGCCGCGTCCGGTGCTTCGAAAGACTCCGAGAAGGTGCGCGTTGTCGCCATCGAGCCAGTGGGTGAGCGGCCGCAAACCATCCAGGGGCGGGTGGTGGCTGACGCCACCCTGCGCGAGGGCCCCGGCGACACCTTCGCCGAGGCGGGCAGCCTCCGCGCCGGCGCACAGGTGACGATTACCGGGAAGACTCGCGACCTCGCGTGGCTGCTTGTGCAGCCGCCCGCGGGGCGCGCCGGGTGGGTCCGGCGCGCGGCCATCGAGCCGCTCGACACGCTCGACCTTGTACCGGTCCGCGATGCCACCCCCACGCCCGTGCCGACAGCAACCTCGACTGCCGCGCCATCCCCGACGGCAACCGTCTCGCCATCGCCGTCGCCGGCCGCCAATGCTCCCGATTTCGTGCCTACGAACGCGGTGCTCGCTCAGGGCGGCGCTGTCCTTCGCGTCACGATTTCGAACGTCAGCAACAACGCCTACAGCGGTCCGCTTGTGGTTGCCGTGGGCGGGGACGTCCCGCAGCAGGAGCTGGCGATGAACGTGAACCTCCCGGCAAACGGCGGCTCGACGGTCGTCGAATTCCCGGTCACCCCGCCGATTACCCAGCCCGGGAAGCGCGCGGTGGTGACCGTCGACCCGGCCAACATCGTGCGCGAGCAGCGCGAGGACAACAACGGCGCGACCTTCGTGCTCCAGCCGCCGGTTGAAGCGCCGAATCTCGTGATTACCTCCGCGAGCGTCACGGCAACAACGATCGACGTCGTGGTGCGAAACGACGGCGGCCCGCTCCCGGTGACCAGCCTCGTCGTCCAGGTCCAGCTCGGCGGAGAGACCACGAGCAAGAGCGTGAGCCTCGCCCTCGCCACGGGCCAGTCATCGCCGGTCATCTCCGTGGCGCGCCCCGCCGGCTCCGGACAGGCGACCGTCACGGTCTACGTCGGCAATCA
It encodes:
- a CDS encoding SH3 domain-containing protein codes for the protein MSNRFGSGHDDEPVIGATYSPPDEPVIGGSYPPDEPAPPTIGGYTGEPYYEDDEFAGEDGYWDDEYYGDAEPPARQPMFYVFLFLAAVVGGVLVFLVFNLVRGGGNGGTAPATEFAVRIESPARDQRLEINREHEAVVQASATEPLRRFELFVGDRVVDAVDVSEAPPDNRYRATLRFTLPSKGTYDLFVRVFAASGASKDSEKVRVVAIEPVGERPQTIQGRVVADATLREGPGDTFAEAGSLRAGAQVTITGKTRDLAWLLVQPPAGRAGWVRRAAIEPLDTLDLVPVRDATPTPVPTATSTAAPSPTATVSPSPSPAANAPDFVPTNAVLAQGGAVLRVTISNVSNNAYSGPLVVAVGGDVPQQELAMNVNLPANGGSTVVEFPVTPPITQPGKRAVVTVDPANIVREQREDNNGATFVLQPPVEAPNLVITSASVTATTIDVVVRNDGGPLPVTSLVVQVQLGGETTSKSVSLALATGQSSPVISVARPAGSGQATVTVYVGNQPLASTTVQLP